A genomic segment from Brienomyrus brachyistius isolate T26 chromosome 9, BBRACH_0.4, whole genome shotgun sequence encodes:
- the LOC125748949 gene encoding protein shisa-7 isoform X2: MRSSSNPTMHSASLLLFVISALLITVSSTSTERPNPKPGSPSLLLLTIQNSKRAASSSGRPKPVQAEETPPKPLAQVMLPRNVTADALKPPLGAAQVPPSPKKLVDVDVCRGYYDVMGQFDVTFNCSNDNFIYCCGTCHYRFCCQHRSNRLDQNSCNNYDSPVWAKTSPPVTIPLDLRSDPNFDPLRQQTNNTVYVIGGVISFTVAVAVGIKVAFHKASRRPRHRDIHVPRSLVDILRHQSSPVQQGERNNSVALGSGTNEGTLGRPSKNLYTPVSQSKDNRIGNLHHNFIHHSASSPKHTATIERAPRMNNAQLASSGTLLSSKRNNTSARHPSFHHSLHNLAQLPPSYEAAMKPEINRYSSLKRLEKDLDDYSGYYTSKRRPNNAPPSFHSSQHHLPWGGDYTLGARGTLPLHASRPRIHPQSASPATPNPYPLQPPKSQYNSNFDTLPKPPRRVMSQEQLLTVGEGNTLSKLSKNQQHQYYKAIASAAKSSNTQTPKKSQERLLMSPDRLGEDVGGGVGVGDFGGREPERNVAVPSHGPGAVGRSEVPGGGTGTIGHTARRMAFATKRQNTIEQLHFIPGGGGGGGGPASAAAGTGAGAGGNQGLRTGSKNEVTV, encoded by the exons ATGAGGTCCTCTTcaaatcccacaatgcactctGCTTCCCTTCTCCTTTTCGTCATTTCTGCCCTGCTTATTACTGTATCCTCGACCTCAACTGAGCGACCGAACCCGAAGCCCGGAAGTCCTTCTCTGCTGCTCTTGACTATCCAAAACAGCAAGCGGGCCGCGTCCTCCTCGGGGAGGCCCAAACCAGTCCAAGCGGAGGAGACCCCACCGAAACCATTAGCGCAGGTCATGCTGCCCCGGAATGTGACTGCAGATGCCCTGAAACCCCCGCTAGGTGCGGCCCAGGTGCCCCCCTCACCCAAAAAGCTGGTGGACGTGGACGTCTGCCGGGGGTACTATGACGTAATGGGGCAGTTCGACGTGACATTTAACTGCTCCAATGACAATTTCATATATTGTTGTGGGACGTGCCATTATCGCTTCTGCTGTCAGCACAGAAGCAACCGCTTGGATCAGAATTCCTGCAACAACTACGACTCTCCTGTTTGGGCCAAAACCTCGCCTCCTGTCACCATCCCCCTCGACCTTCGCTCCGACCCTAACTTCGACCCCCTCCGGCAACAGACAAACAATACGGTATATGTCATCGGTGGTGTGATCTCCTTCACGGTGGCCGTGGCTGTGGGCATCAAGGTAGCATTCCACAAGGCCTCACGCCGGCCTCGGCACCGAGACATCCACGTGCCCAG ATCTCTGGTCGACATTCTGCGTCACCAGTCAAGCCCCGTCCAGCAAGGCGAGCGCAACAACAGCGTGGCCCTGGGCTCAGGGACGAACGAGGGCACCCTAGGACGGCCCTCCAAAAACCTATACACCCCTGTCAGCCAGAGCAAAGACAACCGCA TTGGAAATTTGCACCACAATTTCATCCACCACTCTGCTTCCAGCCCTAAACACACCGCTACCATTG AGCGCGCTCCCCGTATGAATAATGCCCAGCTGGCCTCTTCAGGGACTCTTCTCTCCAGCAAGCGCAACAACACCTCTGCTCGTCACCCATCCTTCCACCACTCCTTACACAACCTGGCCCAGCTGCCCCCTTCATATGAAGCAGCTATGAAGCCGGAAATCAACAGATACAGCTCACTGAAGAGGCTGG AAAAAGATTTGGACGACTACTCAGGGTACTACACCTCCAAACGGCGGCCCAACAATGCCCCGCCTTCCTTCCATTCTTCCCAGCACCACCTCCCCTGGGGGGGGGACTATACCCTCGGTGCCCGGGGTACTCTCCCTCTACATGCATCCCGGCCACGAATACACCCCCAGTCTGCCTCTCCGGCCACCCCCAATCCATACCCATTACAACCCCCTAAGTCACAGTACAACTCTAACTTCGACACGCTGCCCAAGCCTCCAAGAAGGGTGATGTCCCAGGAGCAGCTGCTGACGGTGGGGGAAGGCAACACCCTCTCCAAGCTCTCCAAAAACCAACAGCATCAGTATTACAAAGCCATTGCATCTGCAGCTAAGAGCTCCAACACCCAAACTCCGAAGAAGTCACAAGAGAGGCTTCTGATGTCCCCAGACCGGCTTGGGGAAGACGTTGGAGGAGGGGTCGGCGTGGGCGACTTTGGAG GTCGAGAGCCGGAGAGGAACGTCGCCGTGCCGAGTCATGGCCCTGGAGCGGTGGGCCGGTCCGAGGTACCTGGAGGAGGAACAGGAACCATAGGCCATACTGCAAGAAGGATGGCTTTTGCAACCAAGAGGCAGAACACCATTGAACAGCTGCATTTCATTCCcgggggtggtggaggaggaggaggaccaGCATCAGCAGCCGCGGGGACAGGTGCAGGGGCAGGTGGGAATCAAGGTCTGCGGACAGGAAGTAAGAATGAAGTGACGGTGTGA
- the LOC125748949 gene encoding protein shisa-7 isoform X1 has product MRSSSNPTMHSASLLLFVISALLITVSSTSTERPNPKPGSPSLLLLTIQNSKRAASSSGRPKPVQAEETPPKPLAQVMLPRNVTADALKPPLGAAQVPPSPKKLVDVDVCRGYYDVMGQFDVTFNCSNDNFIYCCGTCHYRFCCQHRSNRLDQNSCNNYDSPVWAKTSPPVTIPLDLRSDPNFDPLRQQTNNTVYVIGGVISFTVAVAVGIKVAFHKASRRPRHRDIHVPRSLVDILRHQSSPVQQGERNNSVALGSGTNEGTLGRPSKNLYTPVSQSKDNRIGNLHHNFIHHSASSPKHTATIERAPRMNNAQLASSGTLLSSKRNNTSARHPSFHHSLHNLAQLPPSYEAAMKPEINRYSSLKRLEKDLDDYSGYYTSKRRPNNAPPSFHSSQHHLPWGGDYTLGARGTLPLHASRPRIHPQSASPATPNPYPLQPPKSQYNSNFDTLPKPPRRVMSQEQLLTVGEGNTLSKLSKNQQHQYYKAIASAAKSSNTQTPKKSQERLLMSPDRLGEDVGGGVGVGDFGGMTPALPRLTQNQKAQSQHNVCVTPSLDRHNMIKMNSHPTSGREPERNVAVPSHGPGAVGRSEVPGGGTGTIGHTARRMAFATKRQNTIEQLHFIPGGGGGGGGPASAAAGTGAGAGGNQGLRTGSKNEVTV; this is encoded by the exons ATGAGGTCCTCTTcaaatcccacaatgcactctGCTTCCCTTCTCCTTTTCGTCATTTCTGCCCTGCTTATTACTGTATCCTCGACCTCAACTGAGCGACCGAACCCGAAGCCCGGAAGTCCTTCTCTGCTGCTCTTGACTATCCAAAACAGCAAGCGGGCCGCGTCCTCCTCGGGGAGGCCCAAACCAGTCCAAGCGGAGGAGACCCCACCGAAACCATTAGCGCAGGTCATGCTGCCCCGGAATGTGACTGCAGATGCCCTGAAACCCCCGCTAGGTGCGGCCCAGGTGCCCCCCTCACCCAAAAAGCTGGTGGACGTGGACGTCTGCCGGGGGTACTATGACGTAATGGGGCAGTTCGACGTGACATTTAACTGCTCCAATGACAATTTCATATATTGTTGTGGGACGTGCCATTATCGCTTCTGCTGTCAGCACAGAAGCAACCGCTTGGATCAGAATTCCTGCAACAACTACGACTCTCCTGTTTGGGCCAAAACCTCGCCTCCTGTCACCATCCCCCTCGACCTTCGCTCCGACCCTAACTTCGACCCCCTCCGGCAACAGACAAACAATACGGTATATGTCATCGGTGGTGTGATCTCCTTCACGGTGGCCGTGGCTGTGGGCATCAAGGTAGCATTCCACAAGGCCTCACGCCGGCCTCGGCACCGAGACATCCACGTGCCCAG ATCTCTGGTCGACATTCTGCGTCACCAGTCAAGCCCCGTCCAGCAAGGCGAGCGCAACAACAGCGTGGCCCTGGGCTCAGGGACGAACGAGGGCACCCTAGGACGGCCCTCCAAAAACCTATACACCCCTGTCAGCCAGAGCAAAGACAACCGCA TTGGAAATTTGCACCACAATTTCATCCACCACTCTGCTTCCAGCCCTAAACACACCGCTACCATTG AGCGCGCTCCCCGTATGAATAATGCCCAGCTGGCCTCTTCAGGGACTCTTCTCTCCAGCAAGCGCAACAACACCTCTGCTCGTCACCCATCCTTCCACCACTCCTTACACAACCTGGCCCAGCTGCCCCCTTCATATGAAGCAGCTATGAAGCCGGAAATCAACAGATACAGCTCACTGAAGAGGCTGG AAAAAGATTTGGACGACTACTCAGGGTACTACACCTCCAAACGGCGGCCCAACAATGCCCCGCCTTCCTTCCATTCTTCCCAGCACCACCTCCCCTGGGGGGGGGACTATACCCTCGGTGCCCGGGGTACTCTCCCTCTACATGCATCCCGGCCACGAATACACCCCCAGTCTGCCTCTCCGGCCACCCCCAATCCATACCCATTACAACCCCCTAAGTCACAGTACAACTCTAACTTCGACACGCTGCCCAAGCCTCCAAGAAGGGTGATGTCCCAGGAGCAGCTGCTGACGGTGGGGGAAGGCAACACCCTCTCCAAGCTCTCCAAAAACCAACAGCATCAGTATTACAAAGCCATTGCATCTGCAGCTAAGAGCTCCAACACCCAAACTCCGAAGAAGTCACAAGAGAGGCTTCTGATGTCCCCAGACCGGCTTGGGGAAGACGTTGGAGGAGGGGTCGGCGTGGGCGACTTTGGAGGTATGACGCCTGCTCTACCACGGTTGACCCAGAACCAAAAAGCTCAGTCGCAGCATAATGTCTGTGTCACACCCTCTCTTGATCGACATAACATGATAAAAATGAACTCCCACCCAACCTCAGGTCGAGAGCCGGAGAGGAACGTCGCCGTGCCGAGTCATGGCCCTGGAGCGGTGGGCCGGTCCGAGGTACCTGGAGGAGGAACAGGAACCATAGGCCATACTGCAAGAAGGATGGCTTTTGCAACCAAGAGGCAGAACACCATTGAACAGCTGCATTTCATTCCcgggggtggtggaggaggaggaggaccaGCATCAGCAGCCGCGGGGACAGGTGCAGGGGCAGGTGGGAATCAAGGTCTGCGGACAGGAAGTAAGAATGAAGTGACGGTGTGA